Genomic window (Ureibacillus composti):
AATTATTTGTTGAATGATGAAAGTAAAGCTCTCGATCGTTATGTAATTTTGAATAGGTGAAAGGTTGTTTGTTTGAGAATTGTTTCAGTTATGGTACTCATCAAAGAATTATTACGTACAAAAGAAATAGCACTTTCTTTTACTGACAGCAATTGATAAACAGCTAACCGACTTTTATCGCCAACTATTTTACTGTTATGATGTGATATGCAACAATGCGAACCTTGCGTTAATACGTAAATTATAAAATTCATATTCATAATGGCGAGGGGTAATGAAATAGTCGAAATGACTTATATGTTTGGGACAATGGAATTCGGAGGGACGAATGGTGGATAAAATTATTGTTACGGGGGGCCAAAGACTACACGGAAGTGTAAAAGTTGAAGGGGCCAAAAATGCCGTACTACCAATTCTAGCAGCATCTTTGTTAGCTTCAAAAAAACAAAATATTATTAAAGACGTTCCGAATCTAGCAGATGTTCATACAATTAATGAAGTATTAAAAAGCTTAAATGCAGAAGTATCTTATAACGTTGAAAACAATGAAATTTATATAAACGCAGAAAAACAACTATCGAGTGAAGCGCAATTTGAATTCGTAAGTAAGATGCGAGCTTCAATCCTAGTCATGGGTTCTCTATTAGCTAGAAATGGCTACGCTCGAGTAGCGCTACCTGGTGGGTGTGCAATTGGTTCACGTCCAATTGAACTGCATCTAAAAGGTTTTGAAGCAATGGGGGCAAAAATCACCTTTGGCCATGGCTATGTAGAAGCTAAAGTTGTCGATCGTTTAAAAGGCGCAGAAATTTATTTAGATTTCCCTAGTGTTGGGGCAACAGAAAATATTATGACAGCTGCTGCACTAGCAAAGGGTACAACAATTATTGAGAACGCTGCAAAAGAACCGGAAATTGTGGATCTAGCAAACTTTATTAATGGTATGGGTGGTCGTGTAATCGGAGCAGGTACGGATAAGATTCGTATTGAAGGTGTTGATGAACTACATGGTACAACACATCATATCATTCCAGACCGTATAGAAGCAGGTACATTTATGGTTGCTGCTGCTATTACACGTGGTGATGTATTTATTGAAAACGCGGTTGCTGAACATATGTCAGCATTAATTGCAAAAATGCGCGAAATGGGCGTAGAAATCATTGAAGAAGGAGAAGGGTTACGTGTTCGTGCTACAAACCCGTTAAAGGCTGTAGATGTGAAGACAATGCCTCATCCTGGCTTCCCAACTGACATGCAAGCTCAAATGATGGCATTAGTATTAACTGCTCAGGGTACGAGTATTATTACTGAAACAGTGTTTGAAAACCGCTTTATGCATGTGGAAGAGTTCCGCCGTATGAATGCAAAATTAAAAATTGAAGGGCGTTCTGTGTTTATTGAAGGACCTGAAAAGTTACAAGGGGCAGAGGTTTCTGCGACTGATTTACGTGCAGCTGCAGCATTAATCCTAACTGGACTTGTATCTGAAGGAATCACACGTGTAACGAACCTTTATCATTTAGACCGAGGCTATGTAAATTTCCATAAAAAATTAGCTGCTCTAGGAGCTAATATTGAACGCATTTCTACTGAAGAAGTTAAAGTAGAAACTGAAACAGAAGAAAGTTCAGGAATTATGGAAACAACGGTTCAAGTTTAAAATCTATTTATCTCTACTATTTTATTAATATGTAATAGATGAATGAATTATTCCTTCAAAAATAAATAATTTACGGCAAAATTCTTAAAAAAAGGGTTTTGTCGTTTTTTATTGGACGAAATGATTCTTATATCAACGTAAAAATATTTACACCGGTATTTATTAAGATAGAGATATTTCACTCCTTACAATCATATCGTATATGTATGAAAAAACTAAAACCTTGGGTAAAGATCATCGCAGTCCTCTGTTTAGTTTGTGCACTATTTTTCTTACCATTTTTGTTCAAGGTCTCACCTAGTGTGACTTCTGAGGCAAGTGAACAAAAAGAATATGTAACTGATGCTAAATGCGAAGTCTCAATTAAAGTTGCAGGTAGCGAAATCCCACTAGAATTGGAGGAGTATGTTATTGGAGTTGTTGCCGCTGAAATGCCAGCAAACTTTCAACTTGAGGCTTTAAAAGCACAAGCCATTGCAGCAAGAACATACGTATTAAAAACTACGAACTATGGCGAAAAGGAAATTGAACCAACAGTTGCTAGACAAGTATTTTACGATGCAGAAACCCGAAAGGAAAATTGGGACAAGTCTTTCGAGGAATATGAATCGAAAGTTCGTGAAGCAGTAGAAAGTACAGCAGGAGAAATTATTACTTATAATAACGAACTAATTACGGCCATGTTCCATTCAATGAGTACAGGCATGACGGAAAGTTCTAAAAACTACAGTGGAAATGATATTCCTTATTTGCAGCCTGTAGCAAGTACTGATTATCAACATGCACCGAATTATGAAAGCAGCAAAAAATTTACCATCGCCGAGTGGAATAAACTTTTAAACGTGAATTGGACCATTAAAAATATTAACCAACTTAAAATTGAACGAAATAATACTGGACGAGTTGAAACCGTTTCAATGGGGAAACAACAATGGACAGGTAGGGACCTTAGAACATTATTAGATTTGCGTTCTACTGACTTCCGAATAGAAGTTAAAGGTGATCAAATCGTCGTTACTACAGAAGGCTACGGTCATGGTGTAGGGATGAGCCAATATGGAGCGGATGCAATGGCTGAAAGCGGGGCAACTGCACATAAAATCTTACAACATTATTATAAAGACACAAAGATCGAAAAAATAAAATGCAAAAATTAGGTATTTTTTCAAAAAAGATGATTAGAATTGTAAAATTTTGTTCACACTGCCAATAGAGGTGATGAACATGAGAGAAGAAAAACAATTCAATACTTCTCCTAAGAACAACAATTGGCAGAAAAAGCCGTGGTTTTGGCCAACAATTTATGGTGGAATTGCTGTAGTGCTAATCGGTCTAATTTTTACGTATAACGCACTTATTGGTGATGAGACAGAAGAGCAAGCGGTACAAGAGGAAGTAGCATCTGAAGATAATACTGTTATTGAAACAAATGCTCGCACAGAAACATTGAAATATCCTTTCAATGAAGACCAACTAGATCAAGTCAGTGTTTTACAAGATTTCTATGATGTAACAGCTGATGAAGCAACACGCGAAAATGCACTTCTTGTATTTAATCAAACTTTTTCAACTTCATCAGGTGTTTCACTATCAGTAAACAGTGAGCCATTCGAAGTATTATCTGCTATGAGTGGTGAAGTGACAGATGTTAAACTAGATGCATTTACTGGTAACGAGATCGTCATTACACATGCAAATGGAATGGAAACACGTTATAGCTCTGTGACAGATATTCTTGTTAAAAAGGGCGATAAAGTAGTACAAGGCCAACCATTAGCTACAACTACAGAAAATGAATGGAATCCTTCTGCAGGAATTCATCTCCACTTTGAAGTATTACAAGATGGAGAACATGTAAACCCAAGAAACTTCCTAGCATTCTAATTCTTGGTCAAGTTAAAGCGCTCGTATCCCCAAAATTTGAAGGGTATTTTCAAATTTCGAGGGGAAACGGGCGCTTTAGTACTTTTTCTTCCAAATTTAAGTTCTGAACGTACAAAAATAAACATATTGTGAATAAACGTTAAATAGGTAGCTGCAAACCACAACGTAATACATGCAATAGAAACTCGTCGAAAATTTCGCTCCTTAGAAGCAAAAGGGCACTTTCTTATATCCGATAGAAAGGAAGAGAACGTGCACGAGCACATTCGGCATCGCTGCGTTCGGCTTGGAGAGCTGCTCCTCGAAACTGGTGAAACGGTTCGCGTCCTTGCGAAAATGACAGGTTATTCTAAAAGTACAGTGCATAAAGACTTAACCGAACGACTTTTCTTGGTTAATGAAACCTTGGCAAATGAAGTAAAAGAAATCCTAGCCTATCACAAATCGATTCGTCATTTGCGTGGAGGCGAGGCGACACGTAAGAAGTGGCAGTCCCGCCAAAAAAATTGAAAGAGCATTTAGTTTGGCTTTCTTGAAAGTCAACTAAATGCTTTTTCAACGTTCATTTCTAAGTGTACCAGGTACCCAAACAATTCAGAATTGTTCGGGTACCTGGTACATGTCACGAAACTGAAACAAACTTTTAATATAATTGTTAAAACCTTTATTCTCATATAATTTACAGTGTAATAAAAAACATCAATATGTTAAAATAGCAAGGATATGAATAGAAATTTGAACGTGAAAAATGTTGGAATTTGTCGGAAGGAGAATATTGATGTTTTCTAAAGATATTGGCATTGATTTAGGAACGGCTAATGTGCTGATTTATGTAAAAGGAAAAGGAATTGTACTAAACGAACCGTCTGTAGTGGCGATCGATAAAAAAACAAATAAAGTTCTTGCAGTGGGTGAAGAAGCAAGACAAATGGTGGGACGTACACCAGGCAATATCGTAGCTATTCGTCCATTAAAAGATGGAGTTATTGCGGACTTTGATGTTACAGAAGCAATGTTAAAGTATTTTGTTAATAAACTAGATTTAAAGGGATTTTTAACTAAACCACGCATTTTAATTTGTTGTCCAACTAATATTACGAGTGTTGAACAAAAGGCAATTCGTGAAGCAGCTGAAAAATCAGGTGGTAAAAAGGTTTATTTAGAAGAAGAACCTAAAGTAGCAGCTATTGGTGCTGGAATGGACATTTTCCAACCAAGCGGTAACATGGTTGTTGATATCGGTGGAGGTACAACTGACGTAGCAGTTCTTTCAATGGGGGATATCGTAACAAGCGAATCTATTAAAGTAGCTGGAGACGTGTTTGACAATGATATTTTGCAATATATAAAGAGGCAATATAAACTTTTAATTGGTGAACGTACAGCAGAATCAATTAAAATGACAATTGGTACAGTTTTTCCAGGTAGTCGCGATGAATCTATGGAAATCCGCGGTAGAGACTTAGTAACTGGTCTTCCACGTACAGTGACAATTAACTCGTCCGAGATTGAACGAGCACTCCATGAATCTGTTTCATTAATTGTACAATCTGCGAAAAATGTTTTAGAAAAAACACCACCTGAGTTATCAGCAGATATTATCGATCGTGGTGTTATTATCACTGGTGGCGGTGGTCTTTTACACGGAATGGACCAACTGTTAATGCAAGAACTAAAAGTGCCAGTTTTCGTCGCAGAAAATCCAATCGATTGTGTAGCAATTGGGACAGGCATTATGTTAGATAATATTGATCGCGCGGCAAGTCCTAAATTCTAATATTAATAGAAGAAATTCAAACGAACCGGGTCACGACACTATTTAATAGAGGTGAAGGAATTGTTTAAAGGGTTATATACTGTTACATCTGGGATGATTGCACAACAAAGAAAAACAGAATTATTAACAAATAATATGGCGAATGCCAATACACCAGGCTTTAAAGCGGACCAATCCACAATTCGCTCTTTCCCAGATATGTTATTGTCTGCTCGAGGTACGACAAACATTCCGACTGAAAAAGGATTGAACCTATTAAATATACAAGAAATTGGTGCGTTAAATACTGGCGTATATTTACAAGAAACCCTAGCAAACTACTCTCAAGGTTCTATTTATGAGACAAGCTTCAATACCGATGTTGCTCTAATCAATGGTACAATGCCAGTCGATGAAGAATCTAGTGCCACTGGTTCGATATTCTTCAGATTACAGCATCCTGATGGTGGAGAAGCATACACACGAAATGGGAATTTCACTTTGGATGGGCAAGGCTATTTAGTTAATAGCGAAGGATATTATGTTTTATCTAATGAAGGTGAACGGATTCAATTACCAAATGATGATTTCCAACTTACGCAAGATGGTTCAATCTTTGTTGATGACGCACAATATGCAACATTAGGCGTTGCATTTTCAGCAAATCCGGATTTATTAGTGAAACAAGATAATGGTCTTTTCCGTACTAATAATGAAACGAATCTACCTTCAGCCTATAATCAAGATGGTGTTACTTTCACAATGCAGCAAAAACACTTAGAGGGTTCAAATGTGGATTCTGCACAAGCGATGACAGATTTATTAACTGCCTATCGTGCATTTGAAGCAAACCAGAAAGTACTCCAAGCATACGATAAAAGCATGGATAAAGCTGTTAACGAAATAGGTAAAGTATAATAGAAGAGCTGATTCAGTGGTCATTCGAAGTTGGTCGTAAGTCAAGGGTAAACTAAAACATACTGGAGGAAATCGAAATGCTTCGTACGATGATTACAGCAACGAATACATTAAGTCAGTTGCAAA
Coding sequences:
- a CDS encoding sporulation transcriptional regulator SpoIIID, translating into MHEHIRHRCVRLGELLLETGETVRVLAKMTGYSKSTVHKDLTERLFLVNETLANEVKEILAYHKSIRHLRGGEATRKKWQSRQKN
- a CDS encoding flagellar hook-basal body protein, translated to MFKGLYTVTSGMIAQQRKTELLTNNMANANTPGFKADQSTIRSFPDMLLSARGTTNIPTEKGLNLLNIQEIGALNTGVYLQETLANYSQGSIYETSFNTDVALINGTMPVDEESSATGSIFFRLQHPDGGEAYTRNGNFTLDGQGYLVNSEGYYVLSNEGERIQLPNDDFQLTQDGSIFVDDAQYATLGVAFSANPDLLVKQDNGLFRTNNETNLPSAYNQDGVTFTMQQKHLEGSNVDSAQAMTDLLTAYRAFEANQKVLQAYDKSMDKAVNEIGKV
- a CDS encoding M23 family metallopeptidase; protein product: MREEKQFNTSPKNNNWQKKPWFWPTIYGGIAVVLIGLIFTYNALIGDETEEQAVQEEVASEDNTVIETNARTETLKYPFNEDQLDQVSVLQDFYDVTADEATRENALLVFNQTFSTSSGVSLSVNSEPFEVLSAMSGEVTDVKLDAFTGNEIVITHANGMETRYSSVTDILVKKGDKVVQGQPLATTTENEWNPSAGIHLHFEVLQDGEHVNPRNFLAF
- the murA gene encoding UDP-N-acetylglucosamine 1-carboxyvinyltransferase, with amino-acid sequence MDKIIVTGGQRLHGSVKVEGAKNAVLPILAASLLASKKQNIIKDVPNLADVHTINEVLKSLNAEVSYNVENNEIYINAEKQLSSEAQFEFVSKMRASILVMGSLLARNGYARVALPGGCAIGSRPIELHLKGFEAMGAKITFGHGYVEAKVVDRLKGAEIYLDFPSVGATENIMTAAALAKGTTIIENAAKEPEIVDLANFINGMGGRVIGAGTDKIRIEGVDELHGTTHHIIPDRIEAGTFMVAAAITRGDVFIENAVAEHMSALIAKMREMGVEIIEEGEGLRVRATNPLKAVDVKTMPHPGFPTDMQAQMMALVLTAQGTSIITETVFENRFMHVEEFRRMNAKLKIEGRSVFIEGPEKLQGAEVSATDLRAAAALILTGLVSEGITRVTNLYHLDRGYVNFHKKLAALGANIERISTEEVKVETETEESSGIMETTVQV
- a CDS encoding rod shape-determining protein, yielding MFSKDIGIDLGTANVLIYVKGKGIVLNEPSVVAIDKKTNKVLAVGEEARQMVGRTPGNIVAIRPLKDGVIADFDVTEAMLKYFVNKLDLKGFLTKPRILICCPTNITSVEQKAIREAAEKSGGKKVYLEEEPKVAAIGAGMDIFQPSGNMVVDIGGGTTDVAVLSMGDIVTSESIKVAGDVFDNDILQYIKRQYKLLIGERTAESIKMTIGTVFPGSRDESMEIRGRDLVTGLPRTVTINSSEIERALHESVSLIVQSAKNVLEKTPPELSADIIDRGVIITGGGGLLHGMDQLLMQELKVPVFVAENPIDCVAIGTGIMLDNIDRAASPKF
- the spoIID gene encoding stage II sporulation protein D produces the protein MKKLKPWVKIIAVLCLVCALFFLPFLFKVSPSVTSEASEQKEYVTDAKCEVSIKVAGSEIPLELEEYVIGVVAAEMPANFQLEALKAQAIAARTYVLKTTNYGEKEIEPTVARQVFYDAETRKENWDKSFEEYESKVREAVESTAGEIITYNNELITAMFHSMSTGMTESSKNYSGNDIPYLQPVASTDYQHAPNYESSKKFTIAEWNKLLNVNWTIKNINQLKIERNNTGRVETVSMGKQQWTGRDLRTLLDLRSTDFRIEVKGDQIVVTTEGYGHGVGMSQYGADAMAESGATAHKILQHYYKDTKIEKIKCKN